The genomic window GCGGACCCGCTGGCCGGACAGGCGCGTGTGGGCCATCTTCGAGCCGCGCTCGAACACGCTGCGCCGCAAGGTGTTCGAGGACGAGCTGATCAAGAGCCTCGCGCTGGCCGACGCGGTCGCGATCGCGAGCGTCTTCCGGCCGGAGGCCATCCCCGAAGGCCAGCGGCTGGAAACGTCGGCGCTCGTCGCCGGGCTGAAGAAGCTGGGCAAGGCAGCGTCGGAATTCCCCGACGCCGACGCCATCGTCGCCAGGCTGGCGCCGGCGATGCGGCCGGGCGAGGTCGTCGTCATCCTGTCGAACGGCGGATTCGGCGGCATCTATGAGAAACTTCCGGAACGCCTGAAAACCCTCCACGAGGTCCCGAGCAAAGCTTGAGACGCCAGATCGCGCTCACCTTATTGCTGTTCGCCGCGGTCACGGCCTGGGCCTCGCCCGCCGTGCCGGTCGATTACACCGTCTCGCTGCGCGACGCGCGCGCGCACCTGGTGCGGGTCCGCATGCAACTGGCCGGCACCGCCGCCGAGCGCGACATCCAGCTGCCGGTGTGGAACGCGCTCTACCAGATCCGCGACTTCGCGCAGTACGTGCGGTACGTGCGCGCGACGGACGCGCAGGGCCGCGCGCTGCCCGTGCGCAAGCTCGACAAGACGACGTGGCGCATCTCGGGCGCGGAGGCGGGCGCGAGCGTGGAGTACCTGGTCTACGCCGACGTCTCCGGGCCCTACAGCATGCAGGTGAACAACGAGCACGCGTTCTTCAACCTGGCGCAGCTGCTGATGTACCCGGTGGACGCGCGCGAAGCCGCGATGACGGTGAAGTTCACCGACGTGCCGTCCGGGTGGACGATCGCCACGCCGCTGGCGGTGCTCGACGAGCGCAGCCACACCTACACCGCGCGGAACTACGACCGGCTGGTGGACGGGCCGGTGGACATCGGGAAGCTGGAGCGGACTTCCTACGACCAGGATGGCGCGCGCTACCACATCGTGGTCGACGCCGAGCCGGGCGACTTCAACATGGACGCCGTGGTCACGATGGCCAAGAAGATCACCAAGTCCACGGTGGAGTGGATGAGCGAGCGGCCGTTCACGGAGTACACGTTCTTCTACCACTTCCGGCACGGGCCGGGCTCGGGCGGCATGGAGCACGCGTACTCGACCGTCATCGACCTGAATGCGGAGCGGTTGCAGGATTCGCCGCTCGACTTGCCGAGCCTGACCGCGCACGAGTTCTTCCACCTCTGGAACGTGAAGCGGCTGCGGCCGGCGTCGCTCGAGCCCATCGACTACACCAGGGAGCAGTACACGCGCTCGCTGTGGTTCAGCGAGGGCTTCACCTCAACCGTGGGCGACCTGATGCTGGCGCGCACCGGCTACTTCGACGAGCGCGGATACCTGGGGAACCTGGCGCAGGAGATCCGCACGCTGCAGCTGCGGCCCGCGCACAGAACACAGAGTGTGGAGGATTCGTCGCTCGACACCTGGTTCGACAAGTATCCGCAGTACCGGCTGCCCGACCGCTCCATCTCGTACTACAACAAGGGCGAGATCCTGGGCGTGCTGCTCGACCTCGCGCTGCGCGACGCGACCAACGGCCGCAAGAGCCTGCGCGAGCTCTTCCAGTACATGAACACGAAGTACGCGCACGAGGGGCGGCCGTTCCCGGATGGCGCCGGCGTGCGCGAGGCCGCCGAGGCGATCAGCGGAAAGGACTTCGGGTGGTTCTTCACGCGCTACGTCTCGGGGCTCGACGAGCTGCCGTACGACCAGATGTTCGCGACGGTGGGGTTGCGGCTGAACCGCAAGCAGATCACCATTCCGTATGTCGGGTTCACGACGGTGCGGAACTTCGACCAGCCGCCGGTCGTGGTGCTGATCGAAGAGGGCAGCGAAGCGCAGCGCGCGGGACTGGAGCAGGGCGACCAGGTCGTCGCGGTGAACGGCCGCACGCTGACCGGCGACCTCGACGCGCGGCTCGCCGAGCTGCGCGTGGGCGACACCGTGAAGCTGCGCGTGGTCGGCCGCAAGGGTTCGCGCGAGCTCAAGCTCACGCTGGGAGGCCACGCGCAGGACGAATACAGCTTCTCGGACCTGGAGCGCGTGACGCCGCCGCAACGCGCTCGCCGCACCGC from Terriglobales bacterium includes these protein-coding regions:
- a CDS encoding PDZ domain-containing protein — its product is MRRQIALTLLLFAAVTAWASPAVPVDYTVSLRDARAHLVRVRMQLAGTAAERDIQLPVWNALYQIRDFAQYVRYVRATDAQGRALPVRKLDKTTWRISGAEAGASVEYLVYADVSGPYSMQVNNEHAFFNLAQLLMYPVDAREAAMTVKFTDVPSGWTIATPLAVLDERSHTYTARNYDRLVDGPVDIGKLERTSYDQDGARYHIVVDAEPGDFNMDAVVTMAKKITKSTVEWMSERPFTEYTFFYHFRHGPGSGGMEHAYSTVIDLNAERLQDSPLDLPSLTAHEFFHLWNVKRLRPASLEPIDYTREQYTRSLWFSEGFTSTVGDLMLARTGYFDERGYLGNLAQEIRTLQLRPAHRTQSVEDSSLDTWFDKYPQYRLPDRSISYYNKGEILGVLLDLALRDATNGRKSLRELFQYMNTKYAHEGRPFPDGAGVREAAEAISGKDFGWFFTRYVSGLDELPYDQMFATVGLRLNRKQITIPYVGFTTVRNFDQPPVVVLIEEGSEAQRAGLEQGDQVVAVNGRTLTGDLDARLAELRVGDTVKLRVVGRKGSRELKLTLGGHAQDEYSFSDLERVTPPQRARRTAWLRGEAEP